Within the Bacteroidia bacterium genome, the region TCTGGAAATGTCCAATCTTCAGCTTGTGAACCGACTGATCTCCAGTGAAACGGAATTGCCGGCAGAAAAACTGAAAAAGGGCCAGCTGGAAGATTATGAATTTCAGCAACTGAATACTAAGATCACCCAATTGGCGGATGCCAAAATTTTTATTGACGACACTCCGGCCTTGAACATTTTCGAGTTACGTGCCAAAGCGCGGAAACTGGTGCATCAGCATAAAGTAGAACTCATCGTTATTGACTACCTGCAACTTATGCATGCAGGAGGAGAAAACAATAAATTCAACCGGGAACAGGAAGTGAGTACGATCTCGAGATCTTTGAAGAGTATTGCGAAAGAACTCAACATTCCCATCATTGCCCTTTCCCAGCTGAACCGCTCGGTGGAAGTACGGACGGGTTCAAAGAAACCTCAGCTAAGCGATCTTCGTGAATCAGGAGCCATTGAACAGGATGCGGACATGGTAGTTTTCCTGCATCGCCCGGAGTACTACGGTATGTTTGAGGACGAAAAAGGGAATCCCACCCATGGAATATGCGAGGTAATTATCGCGAAGCACCGGAATGGTCCCGTTACCAGTGTGAATGTCCGCTTCATTGATACCCTTGCCAAATTCGTTGAGCTTGAACCAGGAGCGGGCATGAGCAGTGTTAATACCGGCACGGCAACTCAGGTAAACACCATCAATCCGGACAATACTTTTCTCGATAACCCTAATACGATCACCCGTCAGAGCGAGAAATGGGACAACAGCCGGGACATTGAGGAGGACGAAACCCCATTTTAGGCAAATTCCGGCACTTTTTTTGTAATTTTCCGTTCTAAGGCTTATGAAGCGAATTGTCTTCTTTTGGACGGCATTTTTTTTCTCTGTGGTGGGGCATGCGGCTTACCTGCTTATCCCCATGGATCAAACCCAAAAGAATCACCTTAAGGCTTATGGGGTTGCTTATTGGGTGCTGAAACAGGAAGTGGACGTGCAATGGCTGCTGAATTACCGCGGGGGCAGCTTTATGATCAAGTACGATAAGAAATTTGAAAGTGAATGTATATTCCGCGGGGTCACCGCAGATGTGATTGCCGATGCACAAAGCACCGCCATTCTGGCTGAGATGGCCAACCCGGAAGTGAACATGGATGCCGTGAAACTGGAGAAACCTCCGAAAATTGCCGTGTACTCTCCGAAGACTAAACAACCATGGGATGATGCGGTAACACTCGTACTCACTTATGCTGAAATCCCATATGATGTGATCTATGATGAAGAGGTGATTCAGGACAAGTTATTAAAATACGACTGGCTCCACCTCCATCATGAAGATTTCACCGGCCAATACGGGCGGTTCTGGGCGCAATACCGCTTTGCCTCCTGGTACCAGGAGGAGCAGCGAAATTCCGAAGCCAGTGCCAAGGCGCTCGGATTCTCCAAAGTATCCGAACTAAAACTTGCGGTGGCAAAAAAAATCCGGGATTTTGTGGCCGGAGGAGGATTTTTATTCGCCATGTGCAGTGCCACCGACTCATACGACATTGCCCTTGCGGCAGAAGGAATTGA harbors:
- the dnaB gene encoding replicative DNA helicase — its product is MSNLDERKKERVNTRKEAFSKISQQLYEIGKLPPQAVDLEEAVLGALMLDKDALTAVIEILKPKSFYKEAHERIFSAIQRLFSKSEPIDILTVTQELRKSGELEIVGGAYYISQLTNRVASAANAEYHARIIAQKYIQRELIKSSTEIIRDAYEESSDVFDLLDKAEKGLFDIVDGNVRKQYDDIHTLMGKAIKEIEAARQLKTGITGVPSGFTVLDKITSGWQKSDLIILAARPAMGKTAFVLSLARNAAVLAEKPVAVFSLEMSNLQLVNRLISSETELPAEKLKKGQLEDYEFQQLNTKITQLADAKIFIDDTPALNIFELRAKARKLVHQHKVELIVIDYLQLMHAGGENNKFNREQEVSTISRSLKSIAKELNIPIIALSQLNRSVEVRTGSKKPQLSDLRESGAIEQDADMVVFLHRPEYYGMFEDEKGNPTHGICEVIIAKHRNGPVTSVNVRFIDTLAKFVELEPGAGMSSVNTGTATQVNTINPDNTFLDNPNTITRQSEKWDNSRDIEEDETPF
- a CDS encoding asparagine synthetase B, giving the protein MKRIVFFWTAFFFSVVGHAAYLLIPMDQTQKNHLKAYGVAYWVLKQEVDVQWLLNYRGGSFMIKYDKKFESECIFRGVTADVIADAQSTAILAEMANPEVNMDAVKLEKPPKIAVYSPKTKQPWDDAVTLVLTYAEIPYDVIYDEEVIQDKLLKYDWLHLHHEDFTGQYGRFWAQYRFASWYQEEQRNSEASAKALGFSKVSELKLAVAKKIRDFVAGGGFLFAMCSATDSYDIALAAEGIDICESMFDGDGADPNASNKLDYSKCFAFTGFRLKSNPSEYEFSDIDTYFTRSQYNLVEQNDLFTLFDFSAKWDPIPTMLCQNHETVIRGFWGQTVSFNKKYLKPEVLVMGELKSANEARYIHGDFGKGTWTFYGGHDPEDYQHRVEDPPTDLNLHPNSPGYRLILNNILFPAARKKKQKT